A region of Streptomyces halobius DNA encodes the following proteins:
- the nucS gene encoding endonuclease NucS — MRLVIARCSVDYAGRLTAHLPSAPRLILVKADGSVSIHADDRAYKPLNWMSPPCSLKEGDDGVWTVENKGGEKLIITLEEVLHDSSHELGVDPGLIKDGVEAHLQELLADRIETLGEGYSLIRREYPTAIGPVDILCRDADGQTVAVEIKRRGEIDGVEQLTRYLDLLNRDPHLAPVQGVFAAQEIKPQARVLATDRGMSCVVLDYDALRGIEDDKLRLF, encoded by the coding sequence ATGCGTCTCGTCATCGCCCGCTGCTCCGTCGACTACGCGGGCCGGCTCACTGCCCATCTCCCGTCGGCCCCCCGCCTCATCCTGGTGAAAGCGGACGGCTCCGTCTCCATTCACGCGGACGACAGGGCCTACAAACCGCTGAATTGGATGTCCCCGCCCTGTTCCCTCAAGGAGGGGGACGACGGTGTGTGGACGGTGGAGAACAAGGGCGGCGAGAAGCTCATCATCACGCTGGAGGAGGTCCTGCACGACTCCTCGCACGAGCTCGGCGTCGACCCCGGCCTCATCAAGGACGGGGTGGAAGCGCACCTCCAGGAGTTGCTCGCGGACCGGATCGAAACCCTGGGCGAGGGTTATTCACTGATTCGGCGTGAATACCCCACCGCCATCGGACCGGTGGATATCTTGTGCCGGGACGCCGATGGCCAGACCGTCGCCGTCGAGATCAAACGGCGTGGCGAGATCGACGGTGTGGAACAGCTCACCCGCTATCTTGATCTCCTCAACCGCGACCCGCACTTGGCTCCGGTGCAGGGGGTTTTCGCGGCTCAGGAGATCAAGCCGCAGGCGCGGGTGCTGGCCACCGACCGCGGGATGAGCTGTGTGGTGCTGGATTACGACGCGCTGCGCGGCATCGAGGACGACAAGCTGCGGCTGTTCTGA
- a CDS encoding LLM class flavin-dependent oxidoreductase — translation MRVGAFTLAAQFPGQGQGEALHRAVRSAEVAEQSGLDAVWLAEHHFVPYGVCPNAVTLAALLLGRTRRIGVGTAVSVLPTQHPVALGEQAALLHLTSEGRFTLGVGRGGPWVDLEVFGTGLAAYDRDFPESLDLLLRWLREPRVGAAGERYAFREVAVVPRPDQALDGPAAGAAGPPVVLACTSPASVRRAAERGLPMLLGMHCGDEEKAEMVALWRAAALEAGRDGDEVAAAEHVSAGVVQIADARRDAKETLTKALPGWLRQGLGAHVTVDGRYRAMRDPVAYTELLCGLHPVGPPGLCADRLAATAERTGIRRFALLVEGSGDLAATEENVRRLGSEVLPQLG, via the coding sequence ATGCGCGTTGGGGCTTTCACCCTGGCCGCTCAATTCCCCGGTCAGGGACAGGGGGAAGCACTGCACCGCGCGGTGCGCTCCGCGGAGGTCGCGGAACAGTCCGGTCTCGATGCCGTCTGGCTGGCGGAACACCACTTCGTGCCGTACGGCGTCTGCCCGAACGCGGTGACGCTGGCCGCGCTGCTGCTGGGCCGCACCCGCCGGATCGGTGTCGGGACCGCCGTCAGCGTACTGCCCACCCAGCATCCGGTGGCGCTCGGCGAGCAGGCGGCGCTGCTGCATCTCACCTCCGAAGGCCGCTTCACACTCGGCGTCGGACGGGGCGGCCCGTGGGTGGATCTGGAGGTCTTCGGCACCGGTCTCGCGGCCTACGACCGTGACTTCCCGGAGTCGCTCGATCTGCTGCTGCGCTGGCTGCGTGAGCCCCGGGTCGGCGCGGCGGGCGAGCGCTATGCGTTCCGTGAGGTGGCGGTGGTGCCGCGGCCGGATCAGGCGCTGGACGGTCCGGCCGCCGGGGCGGCGGGGCCGCCGGTGGTGCTGGCCTGCACCTCTCCCGCGTCGGTCCGGCGGGCCGCCGAGCGCGGGCTGCCGATGCTGCTGGGCATGCACTGCGGCGACGAGGAGAAGGCGGAGATGGTCGCGCTGTGGCGGGCGGCCGCGCTCGAAGCCGGCCGGGACGGCGACGAGGTGGCCGCGGCCGAGCATGTCTCGGCGGGGGTGGTGCAGATCGCCGACGCCCGCAGGGACGCGAAGGAGACGCTGACGAAGGCGCTGCCCGGGTGGCTGCGGCAGGGTCTGGGCGCGCATGTGACGGTCGACGGCCGCTATCGCGCGATGCGTGATCCGGTGGCTTATACGGAGCTGTTGTGCGGGCTGCATCCCGTCGGCCCGCCGGGGCTGTGCGCGGACCGGCTGGCGGCGACCGCGGAGCGTACCGGCATCCGGCGGTTCGCCCTGCTCGTCGAGGGCTCCGGCGATCTCGCCGCCACCGAGGAGAACGTCCGCCGGCTCGGCTCCGAGGTGCTGCCCCAGCTGGGGTGA
- a CDS encoding ABC transporter ATP-binding protein, whose protein sequence is MIEAVGLTKRYGAKTAVHNLSFQVRPGTVTGFLGPNGSGKSTTMRMILGLDAPTSGRATIGGRPFRQLPNAPRQVGALLDAKAVHGGRSARQHLLCLAQLSGIPARRVDEVLGVVGLQDVAKRRSKGFSLGMGQRLGIAAALLGDPQVLLFDEPVNGLDPEGILWVRNLMKQLAAEGRTVFVSSHLMSEMALTAEHLIVIGRGQLMADMSVKDFISANSADFARVRTPDSEPEQREKLTSTLAEAGGQVVAEKDGALRVSGLPLPRISDLAHEADIRLWELSPHQASLEEAYMQLTQGAVDYRSTVDQRAGLQEAPAGYGPQGGVPQGYAVPGYTPGQPNPYTQQAAGAAPGQGYPPPAQGHPYGAEPYGAPHPYGQQPQAPAPMPPSAPAPAPADPATPHPEDAR, encoded by the coding sequence ATGATCGAGGCAGTCGGCCTGACGAAGCGCTACGGCGCCAAGACGGCCGTGCACAACCTGTCGTTCCAAGTACGGCCGGGCACGGTCACCGGCTTCCTGGGGCCCAACGGCTCCGGCAAGTCGACGACGATGCGCATGATCCTGGGCCTGGACGCCCCGACTTCGGGGCGCGCCACCATCGGCGGCCGCCCCTTCCGGCAACTCCCCAACGCCCCCCGCCAGGTCGGCGCGCTGCTCGACGCCAAGGCCGTGCACGGCGGCCGCAGCGCGCGCCAGCACCTGCTCTGCCTGGCCCAGCTGTCCGGCATACCGGCCCGCCGGGTCGACGAGGTACTCGGCGTGGTCGGCCTCCAGGACGTGGCCAAGCGGCGCTCCAAGGGCTTCTCGCTCGGCATGGGCCAGCGGCTCGGCATCGCGGCGGCGCTGCTCGGTGACCCGCAGGTGCTGCTCTTCGACGAACCGGTCAACGGCCTCGACCCCGAGGGCATCCTGTGGGTGCGGAATCTGATGAAGCAGCTGGCGGCCGAGGGCCGTACGGTCTTCGTCTCCTCGCATCTGATGAGCGAAATGGCGCTCACCGCCGAGCACTTGATTGTGATCGGCCGTGGCCAGCTGATGGCGGACATGTCGGTCAAGGACTTCATCTCGGCCAACTCCGCCGACTTCGCCCGGGTGCGTACCCCCGACAGCGAGCCCGAGCAGCGCGAGAAGCTGACCTCGACACTGGCCGAGGCGGGCGGGCAGGTCGTGGCCGAGAAGGACGGCGCGCTGCGGGTGAGCGGGCTGCCGCTCCCCCGGATCAGCGATCTCGCGCATGAGGCCGATATCCGGCTGTGGGAGCTGTCGCCGCACCAGGCGTCGCTGGAAGAGGCGTATATGCAGCTGACGCAGGGCGCCGTGGACTACCGCTCGACGGTGGACCAGCGCGCCGGGCTGCAGGAGGCGCCGGCCGGTTACGGGCCGCAGGGAGGCGTTCCGCAGGGATATGCCGTCCCGGGGTACACCCCCGGTCAGCCGAACCCGTACACCCAGCAGGCGGCCGGTGCCGCTCCGGGGCAGGGGTATCCGCCGCCTGCCCAGGGTCACCCGTACGGGGCCGAGCCGTACGGCGCACCCCACCCGTACGGGCAGCAGCCGCAGGCCCCCGCGCCGATGCCGCCCTCCGCTCCTGCGCCCGCCCCCGCTGATCCCGCCACGCCGCACCCCGAGGACGCCCGATGA
- a CDS encoding SCO5389 family protein — protein MSLDVSPALLEQAERGEVDEAAFVDCVRNSLPYAWGMISSLVAQLKVDGGEFADNQTPPPDEQARGQLLRALASDAIRGSLERHFGVRLAFQNCHRVAVFPLGTAADDRLARFTSIRGQLLNQSPELRDC, from the coding sequence ATGTCGCTCGACGTCTCACCGGCCCTCCTCGAACAGGCCGAGCGAGGCGAGGTCGACGAAGCCGCATTTGTCGACTGCGTCCGGAACTCCCTGCCCTACGCATGGGGGATGATCAGCTCTCTGGTGGCTCAGCTGAAGGTGGACGGCGGCGAGTTCGCCGACAATCAGACGCCCCCGCCGGACGAGCAGGCGCGCGGCCAGCTGCTGCGCGCGCTGGCGAGTGACGCCATACGCGGTTCGCTGGAGCGCCACTTCGGTGTGCGTCTCGCTTTCCAGAACTGCCACCGGGTCGCGGTCTTCCCGCTCGGCACGGCGGCGGACGACCGCCTGGCCCGATTCACCTCCATTCGGGGTCAGCTGCTGAACCAGTCGCCCGAACTCCGCGACTGCTGA
- a CDS encoding ATP/GTP-binding protein — protein sequence MSPRRNRQRGGAKPNGRTGLPPSAHWGSTEEWRGENWVVRPVGSGGAAKHYRCPGCDQEIPPGVPHVVAWPQDGDVDDRRHWHTACWKARDRRSARLQRSRNAPRY from the coding sequence GTGTCTCCGCGTCGAAACCGCCAGCGGGGCGGTGCGAAGCCCAACGGCCGCACGGGGCTGCCGCCCAGCGCTCATTGGGGGAGTACGGAAGAGTGGCGCGGTGAGAACTGGGTGGTCCGGCCGGTCGGGAGCGGCGGGGCCGCCAAGCACTACCGGTGCCCCGGCTGTGACCAGGAGATCCCGCCCGGCGTACCGCATGTCGTCGCCTGGCCGCAGGACGGCGATGTCGACGACCGCAGGCACTGGCACACAGCGTGCTGGAAAGCACGGGACCGCCGGAGCGCACGGCTCCAGCGGTCCCGTAATGCGCCGAGGTACTGA
- a CDS encoding ABC transporter permease encodes MAEVSRVLRSEWTKIKSVQSTVWTLGAAVLVTIALGMLICILVRKDFGARSAREQLAFDPTNVSFAGMSLGQLAMIVFGVLVVSNEYSTGMIRTSLAAVPQRATFLFCKLLVATALILVVGLVTSFAAFFAGQAVLGDQRAYLSDPGVLRAVIGGGLYMTLIALFSMGVAAMLRGPLLSLGVLMPFFFLISSILGNVSATRKVGRYLPDQAGQKIMQVVTPTADPVPYGPWGGLAIMVGWTVAALLGGFALLQKRDA; translated from the coding sequence ATGGCGGAGGTGTCGCGGGTCCTGCGGTCGGAGTGGACGAAGATCAAATCGGTGCAGTCGACGGTGTGGACGCTGGGCGCCGCCGTACTGGTCACCATCGCGCTGGGCATGCTGATCTGCATTCTGGTCAGAAAGGACTTCGGGGCGCGGTCGGCCAGGGAACAGCTCGCCTTCGACCCGACCAACGTCAGCTTCGCCGGGATGTCGCTGGGCCAGCTCGCGATGATCGTCTTCGGTGTGCTGGTGGTCTCCAACGAGTACAGCACCGGCATGATCCGCACCTCGCTCGCCGCCGTACCGCAGCGCGCCACATTCCTCTTCTGCAAGCTCCTGGTCGCCACCGCGCTGATCCTCGTCGTCGGCCTGGTGACCAGCTTCGCGGCGTTCTTCGCGGGACAGGCGGTGCTCGGTGACCAGCGCGCCTACCTCAGCGATCCGGGGGTACTGCGCGCGGTCATCGGCGGCGGGCTCTATATGACGCTGATCGCGCTGTTCTCCATGGGGGTGGCCGCGATGCTGCGCGGCCCGTTGCTGTCGCTCGGCGTCCTGATGCCGTTCTTCTTCCTGATCTCCAGCATCCTCGGCAATGTCTCCGCGACCCGGAAGGTCGGCCGTTACCTCCCGGACCAGGCGGGCCAGAAGATCATGCAGGTGGTAACGCCGACGGCCGACCCGGTGCCGTACGGGCCGTGGGGCGGGCTGGCGATCATGGTGGGGTGGACGGTCGCGGCGTTGCTCGGCGGATTCGCACTCCTGCAGAAACGTGACGCATAA
- a CDS encoding coiled-coil domain-containing protein, translated as MSDTSSPFGFELVRRGYDRGQVDDRITKLVADRDSALARITSLEKRIEELHLETQNAQAQVNDAEPSYAGLGARVEKILRLAEEEAKDLREEARRAAEQHRELAESAAQQVRNDAEQFAAERKAKAEDEGARIVEKAKGEASSLRAEAQKDAQSKREEADSLFEETRAKAAQAAADFETNLAKRREQSERDLASRQAKAEKRLAEIEHRAEQLRLEAEKLRTDAERRARQTVETAQRQAEDIVADANAKADRIRSESERELAALTNRRDSINAQLTNVREMLATLTGAAVAAAGAPGADDEAMPRGVPAQQTR; from the coding sequence ATGAGCGACACTTCCTCCCCCTTCGGTTTCGAGCTCGTGCGGCGTGGGTACGACCGCGGTCAGGTCGACGACCGCATTACAAAGCTCGTCGCCGACCGCGACAGCGCACTGGCCCGTATCACCTCGCTGGAAAAGCGCATCGAGGAACTCCACCTCGAAACGCAGAATGCCCAGGCCCAGGTCAATGACGCCGAGCCGTCCTACGCGGGCCTCGGTGCGCGCGTGGAGAAGATCCTCCGTCTCGCCGAGGAGGAGGCCAAGGACCTGCGCGAGGAGGCCCGCCGGGCCGCCGAGCAGCACCGTGAGCTGGCCGAGTCGGCCGCCCAGCAGGTCCGTAACGACGCCGAGCAGTTCGCCGCCGAGCGCAAGGCGAAGGCGGAGGACGAGGGCGCCCGGATCGTCGAGAAGGCCAAGGGCGAGGCGTCCTCGCTGCGCGCCGAGGCACAGAAGGACGCGCAGTCCAAGCGCGAGGAGGCCGACTCCCTCTTCGAGGAGACCCGCGCCAAGGCCGCACAGGCCGCCGCCGACTTCGAGACCAACCTCGCCAAGCGCCGGGAGCAGTCCGAGCGCGATCTGGCCTCGCGTCAGGCCAAGGCGGAGAAGCGTTTGGCCGAGATCGAGCACCGCGCCGAGCAGCTCCGTCTGGAGGCCGAGAAGCTCCGTACGGACGCCGAGCGCCGGGCCCGCCAGACGGTGGAGACCGCGCAGCGCCAGGCCGAGGACATCGTGGCCGACGCCAACGCCAAGGCCGACCGGATCCGCAGCGAATCGGAGCGCGAGCTGGCGGCGCTGACCAACCGCCGCGACTCCATCAACGCCCAGCTGACCAACGTCCGCGAGATGCTGGCGACGCTGACCGGCGCGGCCGTGGCCGCCGCGGGCGCCCCGGGCGCGGACGACGAGGCGATGCCCCGCGGCGTCCCCGCCCAGCAGACCCGCTGA
- a CDS encoding ABC transporter permease subunit, translating to MTSPQQPQPQPEPNAPAAAQAQPMPPAPPIPPAAPPQQQPQAQGRPQAGRPDEPAPAKEAGTMMLQAQPLPEAQPQAPQPLAAHGPGNGPGNGGGTMMLQAAQPPAPAPQPQPAYAGAGAPQGRPPQQPAPNWQSGGAGYVSPIPVRRTHLGHALASEWTKIRSVRSTIWTLSVMVVLILGIGLLAAVALSSPDREVQPKLGFSFLGVLLGTLCVIPLGVLVISSEYGTGMIRTTMTACPGRARVLAAKAIVFFGLAFVITTITTTLVALIFDGMLYGPDPTSDQWFRATVGVGLYVSLLGLLALAVGSLLRHSAGAISAMLGVVLLPMLLAVFMLGSESLKEVSKALITYSVPNSLATLYDNPFLGTETGPQGWGPLWILAGLTAVVLGGAFAAQAKRDV from the coding sequence ATGACCAGCCCTCAGCAGCCGCAGCCGCAGCCTGAGCCGAACGCCCCCGCCGCCGCACAGGCTCAGCCGATGCCGCCGGCCCCGCCCATACCGCCGGCCGCTCCGCCTCAGCAGCAGCCGCAGGCCCAGGGCCGGCCGCAGGCGGGACGGCCCGACGAGCCCGCGCCCGCCAAGGAAGCGGGCACGATGATGCTCCAGGCCCAGCCGCTCCCGGAGGCCCAGCCCCAGGCCCCGCAGCCGCTCGCGGCCCACGGCCCGGGCAACGGCCCGGGCAACGGAGGCGGCACGATGATGCTCCAGGCCGCCCAGCCCCCGGCCCCGGCACCCCAGCCTCAGCCCGCGTACGCCGGAGCCGGCGCACCGCAGGGCCGGCCCCCGCAGCAGCCGGCCCCCAACTGGCAGTCCGGCGGCGCCGGTTATGTCTCGCCGATCCCGGTACGCCGTACCCACCTCGGCCACGCGCTGGCCTCCGAGTGGACGAAGATCCGCTCGGTGCGCTCGACGATCTGGACACTGAGCGTGATGGTCGTGCTGATCCTCGGCATCGGCCTGCTGGCCGCCGTCGCGCTCAGCAGCCCGGACCGCGAGGTGCAGCCCAAGCTGGGGTTCTCGTTCCTCGGCGTCCTGCTGGGCACCCTGTGCGTCATCCCGCTGGGCGTGCTGGTGATCTCCTCCGAATACGGGACGGGGATGATCCGCACCACCATGACCGCCTGTCCCGGCCGGGCCCGGGTGCTCGCCGCCAAGGCGATCGTCTTCTTCGGGCTCGCCTTCGTCATCACGACGATCACCACGACCCTGGTCGCGCTGATCTTCGACGGCATGCTCTACGGCCCGGATCCCACGTCCGATCAGTGGTTCCGCGCCACCGTGGGCGTCGGTCTGTATGTGTCGCTGCTCGGCCTGCTCGCCCTGGCGGTGGGCTCGCTGCTGCGGCACTCCGCGGGCGCCATCAGCGCGATGCTCGGTGTGGTACTGCTGCCGATGCTGCTCGCGGTCTTCATGCTCGGCTCGGAGAGCCTCAAGGAGGTCAGCAAGGCGCTGATCACGTACTCGGTGCCCAACTCGCTGGCGACGCTCTACGACAACCCGTTCCTGGGTACGGAGACGGGCCCGCAGGGCTGGGGCCCGCTGTGGATCCTCGCGGGCCTGACCGCCGTCGTCCTGGGCGGCGCCTTCGCGGCCCAGGCCAAGCGCGACGTGTAG
- a CDS encoding ABC transporter ATP-binding protein, with translation MIELEGLTKYYGDTLAVDHLTFTVLTGIVTGFLGPNGAGKSTTMRMMLDLDNPTEGTVRIDGKHYRQLDDPLTYVGALLDAKAVHGGRSAFNHLLCLAQSNGIPRARVGEVLDTVGLSSVAGKRSKGFSLGMSQRLGIAAALLGDPKILLFDEPVNGLDPEGIHWIRNLMKNLAAQGRTVFVSSHLMSEMALTAEHLIVIGQGRLIADTSMADFIHRNSRSYVRMRSPEQERLLDVLHGEGIEAVAVGNGSLEIDGVPAERLGGLAARHQLVLHELSPQQASLEEAFMRLTAGSVEYHAHDGEPVTARTGPPEPAQGGWGADWRKKGG, from the coding sequence ATGATCGAGCTTGAGGGGCTGACCAAGTACTACGGCGACACCCTCGCCGTGGACCACCTCACGTTCACCGTCCTGACCGGGATCGTCACCGGCTTCCTCGGCCCCAATGGCGCCGGCAAGTCCACGACGATGCGGATGATGCTCGATCTGGACAATCCGACCGAGGGCACGGTCCGGATCGACGGCAAGCACTACCGGCAGCTGGACGATCCGCTGACGTACGTCGGCGCGCTGCTGGACGCGAAAGCGGTGCACGGCGGCCGCAGCGCCTTCAACCATCTGCTGTGCCTGGCGCAGAGCAACGGCATTCCACGCGCCCGGGTCGGCGAGGTGCTGGACACCGTCGGGCTGAGTTCGGTCGCCGGAAAGCGCTCGAAGGGCTTCTCACTCGGGATGAGCCAGCGGCTCGGCATCGCCGCGGCGCTGCTCGGCGACCCGAAGATCCTGCTGTTCGACGAGCCGGTCAACGGGCTCGACCCCGAGGGCATCCACTGGATCCGCAATCTGATGAAGAACCTCGCCGCCCAGGGGCGCACCGTCTTCGTCTCCTCGCACCTGATGAGCGAAATGGCACTCACCGCCGAGCACTTGATCGTGATCGGGCAGGGCCGGCTGATCGCGGACACCTCGATGGCGGACTTCATCCACCGGAACTCGCGGTCGTACGTCCGGATGCGGTCGCCGGAGCAGGAGCGGCTGCTGGACGTGCTCCACGGCGAGGGCATCGAGGCGGTGGCGGTCGGCAACGGCTCGCTGGAGATCGACGGGGTGCCCGCCGAACGGCTGGGCGGGCTGGCCGCCCGGCACCAGCTCGTCCTGCATGAGCTGAGTCCTCAGCAGGCGTCGCTGGAGGAGGCGTTCATGCGGCTGACCGCCGGGTCGGTGGAGTACCACGCACACGACGGCGAACCGGTGACGGCCCGGACCGGGCCACCGGAGCCGGCCCAGGGCGGCTGGGGCGCGGACTGGCGGAAGAAGGGCGGCTGA